From a single Ischnura elegans chromosome 7, ioIscEleg1.1, whole genome shotgun sequence genomic region:
- the LOC124161945 gene encoding transmembrane 7 superfamily member 3-like, whose translation MSVERETFFSFSCILRNLTYFIALFFIITPSAYSNGELTANFSKNDHTADTGVSIFGKDMVVLDQIVTILPMETIPVQITKQQIPIGSQFLVIQAHAHNFNLTISYNRTLLPHYHVNGTNIGLVVPVTSSPLSDVYEVYVTNFNISRNVSALIAAVAYGMNVPVPGGCNMVFPIEISPFLGISYDKIVVRVDLQAASSPSIFESCEYSSVELEMYHSFLPERDYTPSTYFRQIRRMLTVDRIKSNGVKVNDPLEGASMRRVFAAYTGTGSAYGIVAVYEENGKRYESAYIPAVTYACSTVLWADTCQVLTTTFAKVVCAVLFFMGLFLCLCGHMFFQSQIFIHTFLSGAFVSILILDPYLQLGLYPASICFGLGLAFICVIFWKICALPFFHIILISLNVGVLLASIAFFAGLGDVDLMDSDINFWVAFGVFVLSAPSVLVYLSHKACIVASGVLGAYAVIVPIDHYIGSNLKYIILNTIRRAIAPEFRTAVISPPFQFKDLTLTVVWFTLSVVGISMQLFLQRASPPFPPPPRDACGFFKWCCPDRSANRIPDERTPLLVDARIPRRTPPEGYDDVFEPTLRPSAPHIIYAPTYNAA comes from the exons ATGAGTGTTGAAAGAgaaacttttttctctttctcgtgTATTCTGAGAAATCTAACTTactttattgcattatttttcatcataactcCGTCGGCTTACTCTAACGGCGAATTgacagcaaatttttcaaaaa ATGACCATACAGCAGATACAGGAGTCTCTATATTTGGAAAAGATATGGTCGTATTGGATCAAATAGTAACAATTCTTCCAATGGAAACCATCCCAGTTCAGATCACCAAACAACAAATTCCTATTGGATCCCAGTTTTTAGTAATTCAGGCTCACGCGCACAATTTTAACCTCACAATATCATATAATCGAACTCTACTTCCGCATTATCATGTTAATGGTACGAACATTGGTTTAGTAGTCCCTGTGACAAGTAGCCCATTGTCAGATGTTTATGAAGTTTATGTCACCAATTTTAACATAAGTAGGAATGTCTCCGCTTTAATTGCTGCTGTTGCATATGGTATGAATG TTCCCGTACCGGGTGGCTGCAATATGGTCTTTCCCATTGAAATATCACCATTTCTTGGAATCAGTTATGACAAAATTGTGGTAAGGGTAGACCTTCAAGCGGCATCTTCGCCAAGTATTTTTGAATCATGTGAATATTCATCCGTGGAGCTAGAGATGTATCACAGCTTCTTGCCTGAAAGGGACTACACTCCTAGCACGTATTTTCGTCAAATTAGAAGAATGCTCACCGTGGATCGTATCAAAAGTAATGGAGTAAAG GTAAATGACCCTCTTGAAGGAGCTAGTATGAGGAGAGTATTTGCTGCATACACAGGCACTGGGTCAGCTTATGGAATTGTGGCTGTGTATGAAGAGAACGGTAAAAGATATGAATCAGCTTACATTCCTGCTGTAACATATGCCTGTAGCACAGTGTTATGGGCTGACACTTGTCAGGTCTTAA CTACCACTTTTGCTAAAGTTGTATGtgcagtattattttttatgggtCTTTTTCTCTGTCTTTGTGGGCACATGTTCTTCCAGTCACAGATATTCATACATACTTTCCTCAGTGGAGCTTTCGTTTCAATCTTAATACTTGATCCATATCTTCAGTTAG GTCTCTACCCTGCATCAATATGCTTTGGGCTTGGACTGGCCTTCATTTGTgtaattttctggaaaatatgtGCATTGCCATTTTTTCACATCATATTGATCTCACTCAATGTGGGTGTACTCCTTGCATCGATCGCATTCTTTGCTGGACTGG GGGATGTTGACCTTATGGATAGTGATATAAACTTCTGGGTAGCCTTTGGTGTGTTCGTTCTCTCTGCACCCTCTGTTTTAGTTTACTTGTCCCATAAG GCATGCATAGTTGCAAGTGGTGTGTTGGGAGCATATGCTGTAATTGTTCCAATTGATCATTACATTGGAAGtaacttaaaatatattattctaaaCACCATCAGGAGGGCCATCGCACCTGAATTCAGGACTGCTGTTATAAGTCCACCATTTCAGTTCAAAG ATCTCACCCTGACGGTGGTGTGGTTTACCCTCTCTGTTGTTGGAATCTCAATGCAGCTCTTCCTGCAACGGGCCAGCCCACCCTTTCCTCCTCCACCCAGGGATGCGTGCGGCTTTTTCAAATGGTGCTGTCCTGATCGTTCTGCAAACAGGATTCCGGATGAAAGGACTCCTCTTTTGGTTGACGCACGAATTCCGAGGCGCACCCCTCCCGAGGGATATGATGATGTGTTTGAACCAACTTTGAGACCTTCAGCACCTCACATCATTTATGCTCCGACATATAATGCTGCATGA